Proteins encoded together in one Etheostoma cragini isolate CJK2018 chromosome 11, CSU_Ecrag_1.0, whole genome shotgun sequence window:
- the LOC117953064 gene encoding interferon-induced protein 44-like — YYFNRDNERDLHYVQEYEPENEDNKHLRILLYGPVGAGKSSFINSVSSIIKGRLTTPALASSITSDKSFTKKYETHKIMKGRGQSKTYYPFVFNDVMGLENGDGDGVRADDIKLALNGHVKEGYKFNPVSPLTAKDPWYNPNPSADDKVHILVCVFSANSAEITDSVLKKMAEIREVASDIGIPQMAIGTQVDLACPETEKELRNVYKSKHIKKKVKDFSAAVGIPENCIFPVKNYSEKEDKDVITLILSALRQMIDFGDDFIEKYSSA, encoded by the exons tattattttaacagagaCAACGAGAGGGATCTCCATTATGTGCAGGAGTATGAGCCTGAAAACGAGGACAACAAACATCTCCGGATCCTTCTGTACGGACCCGTCGGGGCTGGGAAGTCCAGCTTCATCAACTCCGTCAGCAGCATCATAAAAGGCCGACTGACTACTCCGGCTTTGGCCAGTTCAATCACCTCTGACAAAAGTTTCACCAAAAAA TATGAAACTCATAAAATCATGAAAGGAAGAGGACAGTCAAAGACATATTATCCTTTCGTCTTCAATGACGTCATGGGTCTGGAGAATGGGGACGGAGACGGAGTTCGTGCTGATGACATCAAACTGGCCCTGAATGGACATGTTAAGGAAGGATACAAG TTCAACCCGGTATCTCCACTGACTGCTAAGGATCCATGGTACAACCCAAATCCCTCTGCAGACGACAAAGTCCATAttctggtttgtgtgttttctgccaACTCAGCAGAAATTACAGACTCAGTTCTGAAGAAGATGGCGGAAATCAGGGAGGTAGCCAGTGATATCG GGATTCCCCAGATGGCAATAGGCACCCAAGTTGATTTAGCCTGTCCTGAAACTGAGAAGGAGCTGAGGAATGTGTACAAGAGCAAGCACATCAAGAAAAAG GTGAAAGACTTCAGCGCTGCAGTTGGAATCCCTGAGAACTGCATCTTCCCTGTGAAGAACTACAGTGAAAAGGAAGATAAAGACGTCATCACTCTGATCCTGAGTGCTCTGAGACAAATGATCGACTTCGGAGACGACTTTATTGAGAAATATAGCTCAGCGTAA